A stretch of the Panicum virgatum strain AP13 chromosome 9N, P.virgatum_v5, whole genome shotgun sequence genome encodes the following:
- the LOC120693391 gene encoding uncharacterized protein LOC120693391 produces the protein MSCVTNDGDTLDDGDSLLDGISSLFVDDTQPPPIPMAAYAAVSVQAHVPIKLELRSSNYTKWSSFFEAICGNWLYGSVTEDVLDFTMAANQTARDLWVAISNHFQTNKAPRAIFLSHAFHAIIQGDMSVHEYAQALKKAADALRDVDKPIADSEMVLALLAGADSRYSTTGEIIAGDATMTFSRAVDRLALQELRLANQSKVAASSAMIASSSAGCGSSCQSTSSSTTVTQQQQRPPQQQQRRRRGRRSNGGQQQQ, from the exons ATGTCCTGTGTCACCAACGACGGTGACACCCTCGACGACGGTGACTCTCTCCTCGACGGCATCTCGTCCCTCTTCGTCGACGACAcccagccgccgccgatccCCATGGCTGCGTACGCCGCCGTCTCCGTCCAGGCGCACGTCCCGATCAAGCTGGAACTCCGCTCCTCCAATTACACCAAGTGGAGCAGCTTCTTCGAGGCCATTTGCGGCAA TTGGCTCTATGGCTCCGTCACCGAGGACGTCCTCGACTTCACCATGGCCGCCAACCAGACAGCACGGGACCTTTGGGTCGCCATCTCCAACCACTTCCAGACGAACAAAGCTCCTCGTGCCATCTTCTTGAGTCATGCGTTCCACGCAATAATTCAAGGGGATATGTCTGTCCACGAGTATGCCCAAGCCCTCAAGAAGGCCGCTGATGCTCTTCGCGACGTCGACAAGCCTATTGCCGATTCTGAGATGGTTCTCGCCCTTCTCGCTGGGGCTGATTCTCGCTACAGCACCACTGGAGAGATCATCGCAGGAGACGCGACCATGACCTTCTCCAGGGCTGTAGATCGGCTTGCCCTCCAGGAGCTCCGCCTAGCAAATCAGTCAAAGgtggctgcctcctccgccatgatcgcctcctcctcggctgGATGCGGCTCCTCCTGCCAATCTACATCATCTTCGACCACCGtcacgcagcagcagcagcgccctcctcagcagcagcagcgtcgcAGGAGGGGCAGACGCTCCAAcggcggccagcagcagcagtag
- the LOC120691432 gene encoding guanosine deaminase, which translates to MEEAKVVESKDGTISVASAFAGHQEAVQDRDHKFLSKAVEEAYRGVDCGDGGPFGAVVVRNDEVVVSCHNMVLKHTDPTAHAEVTAIREACKKLGKIELSDCEIYASCEPCPMCFGAVHLSRIKRLVYGAKAEAAIAIGFDDFIADALRGTGYYQKANMEIKKADGNGALIAEQVFEKTKEKFQMY; encoded by the exons ATGGAGGAAGCAAAGG TTGTGGAGTCCAAGGACGGAACAATCTCAGTTGCTTCTGCATTTGCTGGCCATCAGGAAG CTGTACAAGACAGAGACCATAAGTTTTTATCAAAGGCAGTCGAAGAAGCATACCGAGGAGTTGATTGTGGAGATGGTGGCCCGTTTGGTGCAGTTGTTGTCCGCAATGATGAAGTAGTAGTCAGTTGCCATAACATGGTTTTGAAGCACACCGACCCAACCGCACATGCTGAAGTAACTGCAATAAGAGAG GCTTGCAAAAAGCTTGGGAAAATTGAGCTGTCGGATTGTGAAATTTATGCATCCTGTGAACCATGCCCAATGTGTTTTGGTGCTGTTCATCTTTCCCGGATTAAG AGGCTGGTGTATGGAGCCAAGGCTGAAGCTGCTATTGCCATTGGGTTCGATGATTTCATTGCTGATGCTCTTAGAGGAACTGGGTACTACCAGAAGGCCAACATGGAGATAAAGAAGGCAGATGGAAATGGAGCCCTGATTGCGGAACAAGTCTTTGAGAAGACTAAAGAGAAGTTCCAGATGTACTGA
- the LOC120691431 gene encoding flap endonuclease 1-B-like produces MGIKGLTKLLAEHAPRAAVQRRVEDYRGRVISVDASLSIYQFLIVVGRKGTELLTNESGEVTSHLHGMLNRTVRMLEAGIKPVFVFDGEPPEMKKKEIAKRSLKRDDATNDLNRAIEIGDEDLVEKFSKRTVKVTKKHNDDCKRLLRLMGVPVVEAPGEAEAQCAALCENHQVYAVASEDMDSLTFGARRFLRHLTDLGYKKSPVTEFEVSKVLEELGLTMDQFIDLCILSGCDYCENIKGIGGQRALKLIRQHGCIEEVVLNLKQTRFNVPEDWPYQEVRTLFKEPNVCTGIPDFMWTSPDSQGLMDFLSTENSFSPDRVAKVVEKITVARDKYSPGRLKLLTPVASLPGSHTEKEPTCILGSPGQGLKIRSAPQVCNSSRSGLRYASSKPFMLGIQSGFHGRPYAFSSL; encoded by the exons ATGGGAATCAAG GGCTTGACGAAGCTGCTGGCGGAGCACGCGCCGAGGGCCGCGGTGCAGCGGAGGGTGGAGGACTACCGCGGCCGCGTCATTTCCGTCGACGCCAGCCTCAGCATCTATCAGTTCCTC ATTGTGGTTGGAAGGAAAGGGACAGAGCTTCTGACCAATGAGTCTGGTGAAGTCACGAG TCATCTGCATGGTATGTTGAACAGGACAGTAAGAATGCTAGAAGCAGGGATAAAGCCTGT ttttgtttttgatggtgagccacctgaaatgaagaaaaaggaGATTGCAAAAAG GTCCTTAAAGAGGGATGATGCTACAAACGATCTTAATAGAGCTATTGAG ATTGGGGATGAGGATTTAGTTGAAAAATTTAGCAAAAGAACTGTCAAG GTCACAAAAAAACACAATGATGATTGTAAGAGGCTGTTAAGATTGATGGGTGTCCCTGTAGTTGAG GCACCAGGTGAGGCTGAAGCACAGTGTGCAGCTCTTTGTGAAAATCATCAG GTCTATGCTGTAGCTTCAGAGGACATGGACTCTCTGACTTTTGGTGCTCGAAGGTTTCTTCGTCACTTAACTGACCTTGGTTATAAGAAATCTCCTGTGACAGAATTTGAAGTGTCAAAG GTTTTGGAGGAACTTGGACTCACAATGGATCAGTTCATTGACTTGTGTATCCTTAGTGGATGTGATTACTGTGAGAATATTAAAG GTATTGGGGGACAAAGAGCCCTGAAACTCATTCGACAACATGGTTGCATAGAAGAAGTTGTGCTAAATCTTAAACAGACGAG ATTCAATGTTCCAGAAGACTGGCCTTATCAGGAAGTTCGGACATTGTTTAAAGAACCTAATGTTTGTACAGGAATTCCAGATTTCATGTGGACCTCACCTGACTCACAG GGCCTTATGGATTTCTTGTCAACTGAAAACAGTTTCAGTCCTGATAGGGTAGCAAAG GTGGTAGAAAAGATTACAGTTGCAAGGGATAAATATTCCCCAGGAAG ATTGAAGCTTTTGACACCAGTTGCTAGCTTACCGGGATCTCATACTGAGAAG GAACCCACATGCATACTAGGCTCTCCAGGACAAGGTCTGAAGATCAGGTCTGCCCCACAAGTGTGCAATAGTTCACGCTCTGGCCTCAGATATGCTAGCTCAAAACCATTTATGCTGGGCATCCAATCAGGATTCCATGGAAGACCTTATGCTTTCTCTTCCCTCTAA